CGTTAAAAATTTGTTAAAATGTTGTTAATCAATTTGTTGTTATATTTTTTGATTTAAAAATGTGATGTCAATCATTTAAATGATTTGGAACAAAAAGTATTTATTATTTGTGAGGCGGAGCAATTGACAGTAAAATGACAGTTATGGCTGTTTTTTTGTAACGAGGGTTATAAGGTTTATCAATCCGCTTAACGATGGATTTGAACCTTTAAAATGATAGCTCCTTATGTATAATAAAAGTTTATTGCCCGAAGATGATAGATCGGGAAAGTATCTTTATTTTTGCAGTAAAATAAGAAAGAAATTATGCTAATCATTCGAAAGAATTTTGCACTTGCGGGTGTGATCCTGTGTCTGTTATCCGGGATGCTACCTATGCTGAAGGTCCCTATTAAAGGAAACTGGAATTTATACCAGACAGATGAAGCTCTGTTTTTCATTACCTATGGTATCATTGGGATTACAGGATTGTTGTTTTTTATTCGTCAGCTCAAAGGCTATCGTTTGATGACCCGCATCGCTGCAGGCTGGTATCTTTTAAGTATTTCGGCCGTGTACTTTAAGATCAATAATTATTTCGGATGGAAGTTTGCAGACGGTTTGCTATCCAAAGCAATTCATATGCGTTGGGGATGGGTTGTATATCTCATAGGCATATTGTGTTTGCTGATAAGTACTAAACAGCTGAAACAGGCTGAACAAAATGTATAAAATAAGCCCGGGTTTTCCGGGCTTATTTTTTTTGAAGTCTGTTAGAAATAAAATGGGATTGCAATTTATCCAAACCAATATTTTCCTCTTCTTTATCCAATACATAGTGCCAGACCTTCTCGCGGAGTGTGTCGTTCATCAGCTTCGCATTCGTCAGATCTACAGGCCGTACCCGTTGTTCTCTCTCTATTGGCTGATTTATTTTCTGTGCAGACCGGCTGTGTTTGACAATCTGAAAATGAAAATTTGGCCAATTTCCAACAGCTGAAAAATTGCCGGAGAAAAACTGTACAGCATCATGCGGGCTCACCATTCCGGCAAATATTCCTTTTGCCTTCGCATTGCTAATCTCAGATACACTCACTAAAAGCTCGTAAGAAGTCTCATTGATGATATGCAATTTTGCTAAGCCTTCTTTCTGGTCTCCTGATACAGCAAGCAGAATGCCTTTTTCTACAAATTTTGCAGGCTCTATTATTTTGGTTTCTGTAACCTCATCATCTTCACGGTTCATATTGCCGTGTACAAGTGTAATTTTACTCGTCAGCACAGGGATTTCAAATCCTGTTTCATCTGTTACACCTACTATATCATTATCCTGAAAAGATGTTACGTGGCCTTCTATAGGCTCGTCAACAAATCTTACCAGATCTCCGATTTTGAATTTCATATGTATATAATTTGATTTTTCAATGGTCATATGGAATATCCCAACTTTCTTCATTCGTGTTTGTGCAGTCTGTACTACATGGATATTTCATTTGTATATAAGTTATTTTTTCAATTGCTATTTGCTAACGAACAGTTCCGGACTTATGCATTTGTGTCTTGGGGGTCTGTTTTAAGTGAATAATTTCTGTTTTTTTATTTTGGCAATGTGTCTATGACCTGTAATAATCGCTCCAGATCCTTTGTATCATTATACAAATGAAATCCTATACGTATACCCGTTCCACGCGGAAAACATTTAATGCCGTTTTCCATTAAAGTCGTAAAATGATTTGGATCAATCTGTAAATTGAAAATAGTACTTCCGCTCTTTCGCTTTTTCACAATATCCGTCAACAGGTTTCTTTTTTCAAACTCTTCCCTTGCATGCTCAGATAGCCGGGAAGTATAGGCTGCTGTATGCTGAATGCCGAGCTGCTGAAAAAACTGTAAAGATTTCTGGAGTGTACCCTGAGCCAATGTATCTACATGACCAGGCTCAAAATATAATTGCAATATGCTCTTTCCTTCCCACATTTTTTCAAATACGGGCTTCTGTTGTTGAGCTGTCTGATAGAGCTTGCTTTTCAAGAGGTCATTAAGGATAAAAAAACCGTTTCCAAAACCGGAGAGCAACCACTTGTATCCGCTGGTGCCTATTCCGTCAAAACCTGAGGTTTCAAAATCAAAAGGTTCTGTACCCAGATATTGTGTGCCGTCACCTATAATCAACAGATCCGGATGAGTCGCTTTTAGTTCCTGAATAAAAGACAGATCGATTTTAATGCCTGAGATATACTGAACAATGCTACATATAAATACATCGGGTTTGTAATGACGGATAGCTTCCAGAATATTCTGTTCCATGTTTTCATCAATGTTCACAAAAGTATGATCAAACCCACGGCTGATAACAGGAAAATTGACAGAAGGATAATCTTCATTCAGTAACAGTATGCGTACATCAGCAGGGAGGCCGTTAAGTATGACATTAAAGCCATGTGAAAAGTTTGGTGTACAGAAGATATTTTGTGTAGCTGTGTGCGTAAATTCAGCTATAGTCTGCTTTACCTGTTGAATAAATGCCCCCTGTTGTTCTCGTAATATGGTGTCCGTCATATGAAAATCCGTATCATATTGTGACCGCCATTTTTTTATTTCTTTGGTAATAAGACCTGATCCGGGAGTTGTTAAATAGCTGATATTTTCAGGAATATCAAAATATGATTTGTATTGCTGAGACATGCGTTTAAGTGTTAAGTATATTTAGATAGTCTTCCTGTGAAATCATTTCGC
The Sphingobacterium spiritivorum genome window above contains:
- a CDS encoding aminotransferase class V-fold PLP-dependent enzyme produces the protein MSQQYKSYFDIPENISYLTTPGSGLITKEIKKWRSQYDTDFHMTDTILREQQGAFIQQVKQTIAEFTHTATQNIFCTPNFSHGFNVILNGLPADVRILLLNEDYPSVNFPVISRGFDHTFVNIDENMEQNILEAIRHYKPDVFICSIVQYISGIKIDLSFIQELKATHPDLLIIGDGTQYLGTEPFDFETSGFDGIGTSGYKWLLSGFGNGFFILNDLLKSKLYQTAQQQKPVFEKMWEGKSILQLYFEPGHVDTLAQGTLQKSLQFFQQLGIQHTAAYTSRLSEHAREEFEKRNLLTDIVKKRKSGSTIFNLQIDPNHFTTLMENGIKCFPRGTGIRIGFHLYNDTKDLERLLQVIDTLPK